The Streptomyces sp. NBC_01317 genomic interval GACTGCTCCGGGCTCAGCGTCCTGCTGGAAACGCGGCTGTGTGTCCTGCTGGCCGGCGCGGATCTGGTCGTGGCGGGCATCGGCGCGCAGTTGGCGCGCCTGATCTCCCTGGTCGGGGCCGGCGACATCCTGGCCGAGGGGCGCGTGCGGGCGGACTCGGTCCTGGCCCGCAGCGAATGAGAACCGCCGGGCGCCGGGGCGCGGCCCCCACTGCCCCGATCGTACGAACCTCCACCAGCAAGGACACGCCCATGCTCGCAGCGTCCGGCCGACCGGTCCGTGTCCTGTTGGTGGAGGACCACGACATGGTGGCCGAGGCGATAGGGCTGGCCCTGGAGCGCTCCCCCGGTCTGGAGATCGTGGGGCGTTCGGCGTCGCTGGCGGCGGCGCTGGCCGATGCCGAGAGGCACCAACCGGATGTCGTCCTGCTGGACCGGCGGCTGCCGGACGGCGACGGCATCTCCGCCATCGCCGGTCTGGAGGCGCTCGTTCCGGGCGTACGGGTCCTCGTCCTGACGGG includes:
- a CDS encoding STAS domain-containing protein produces the protein MMRQVTAFVASHAATRAGDARVTLAGELDHTTAPQVREAVAACMAERPTSLRLDLSGVGFCDCSGLSVLLETRLCVLLAGADLVVAGIGAQLARLISLVGAGDILAEGRVRADSVLARSE